AATAAATAATCCCATATACATACACACTTGATTTACAGAGTCCATCAGCTCCAAACCATCAGAATTTATTCTAATGTGGCTGGCTTGTCAATACAAATCATTTAGCCACAGGTTTATTATCCCTAAGGCATGTTTGTTTAGTGAATGTGTCCACCAAATTTTGAGACACGGTGACATACTCATACCCATGTTTCATGTTtggtttttaaatatataaattaagtaAAGACGGTggtacataaatatataaaatttgtgTACTACCATTTTATTGAGACACTAAGATACAAAGGTtaaaatataagtttttttatttttatctttaatagtAGTGAttatggtaattttttttttggagataAGAATAATATTAACATTTGCAATTTATGTTCTGTCTTATACATAGTtaccaaacaaaataaaaattttgtggctctttatatatatatctttaatatttatgtatttgtgtctatATCTTTATCCATACATAAATCAAACACAGCCTAACTGTctttttcttgcccttttatggaCTTTTTCGTCAATACACACCATGTATGAGGACAAAAATTTTACTGGCCACCAATTCATACATGTTATACTGCTATACCAATAAAGTGGCTGGTATATGTGAAAATTTTCCTAAAGTATTAAATATGCAACACTCTAATAACATTGCATTATACTATTCTTATTTCCATTTGAAAATTAACAAAAACGTGTGAAAGTTTTGTTATTCATTAAAGTTTTCAGTATTTAGATTTatttgaaatagaataaaatattccAATGTAATGAAATACATctgtataaatttaaaaaaaaataaatttatttttatttttatttttatttctactcATTAAAAaacttatgattttttttataatttataaatactgtttgacttttttataaataaaagatttCTTTCTTCTGTATAaaaagtttttttgtttttaatttaattgtacaaatattaatagaaatataatttttttatttaagtttttttaattattttataaattttaaaataaaataaactattaatattaataaatttatccataaaaaaataaaatttactttatacttataaaaaataaaattttataaataaaattatctaaactataaaaaattatctaaaatttttaaattatccatTTTTAACCTAATCCAATCCCAAATTTCACACTAGCAGCAGCAGCCATCAACTCCACCCCTCAATCTCACTATCACCACTGGTCCATTGCAATCCCACCGCATCTATCGTaggtctctctctctttctcggaaacatttcaagtgcacTGGAGAGTATTCGTgtacaaataaaattattttaaattattttaattaatttatattatatatattttttattatttaaatcaacGATTAAAATAACTGGTACACCGGTACTTCCGGTGCACTAAAATGTTCCCTCTTTCTCTCGTTTGCTTTAGGTTCCGCAGCAccaaaaagatgtttttttttttttttttaagatggtGGTTGTGAACCCCACACTTCGTGTTTCATCATCATTTCAAGCTTCTTATCTGAAGAGCCTGCGATTAGAGGGAGGACAGAAGAGGCTGCGATTGTAGGTCGATCTGCTGCCATATCTGTTGTGCGTCGAAACCATTGATGAGGATGAAGGTTTGCTATGAGACGCGGTAGGGCTTTTTTCCTCCGATTGCATCGTCTCATTCATCTATCTCTGCTCCGAAGCTGCTCCGttggttagttttttttttttcagttattaATTATTGGTTTTTTATGCTTAGTTTATTCAGTTTTAATTTAGGTTTAGATAAATTGTTTATGTTAAGTTGATGCTAATTTGATAAATTGATGATTAGATTTACATATTAGATAACAGGTTCTGTGACTCTGACTGTGAATCTATTTAGATTATTGGGTTAGATGATTAGTTATACTGATTCTTTTATGAAACATTTATGCTAATATGATCATATTGTTTGATTTGTATCCCTTTTTCTTGATGCTTATTTCCAACTCATGGGCCTCAATTGTTTGTTAAAAACTTTTGGAATTTACTGCAAGTTTATGCTGAGCCTGTTGTGAATTCATGTTATTGTTAAATCACGCATATGCTGATTGATGTTTTAATCAAATCACACGCACACTCAGCATCTTGTTTAATTTGCTCAAATGTTACGAGATTGAAAATGGTTGGAAAGAAGCTGGGATTTTTTCAACAAGAATCCTTTTTCATGGAGTTTGAGTTCGTTGTGTTGCTTAAAACAGAAAAGAAGGGATTTTCTAACAAGCTGGGATATTGTTGTGGCTTACTGCTTATTACTacttttgttttcacttttaatttgaGGTCACGATTGTTTCATCTCTGTTTTAAGTTCCTCAATCTGTATTGTATTGAGTGATTAGGAAACCTGTTAATTGTTATAATTAGGAGTAacgatatttattaattaatttgctTTCTTGTAACTTCTAGGTCCATTTATGAACTAGTTATTGAcacttttttctatatatatgatCGCTGGCTAATTTCTATATACTTATTTAGCTTAAAACCAGCAAAGCTTGTCCCTGTTTGTGAGTTGTGACAAAAGCAGGGTTAAGATTTTGTATGCAATGCAAATCTTATTATATAACCTTAAGACTTAAAAGCTTATCCTTTGTATTGGTGCCTTAATGATTGATTACATTGATGCCTTAATGTTGAGATGtttcttttttgtattttcttatgaTCACCTGAATTTTCAGTCCAAAATAATGTGCTGTTTGTGTTATACCTTGTCATCACTAAGCTTTACTCTATAGACACTTTGGTAAGATTTATATGACATTAACAATGTGATTGTGACATATATGATGGTTTTGTTGCAGCAATGGTGATGTGCGTATAAACTGGACCCTTGTTACTGCCAAAGGAACCACACTGAAAAGTGGAAGAGATAGATTAAAGGTAACTTAGCATCACTTGAATGACTTTAGATACTTAGTTCATTGTTTTTGCTAGGTAGTactaatttttttcaatacaTTATTGAATATTGTGATATGATTGTTCTGCATTTAATTACTATTTCTATTTACTGTGTTGAATCTTTATTctgttttgtttatttatttttgtattgttGTAAGTTGAAGAACCAGTAGTTATATTTATGTGCAGTGTGCAAGATAGGTGCTAGTAGAGTACAACAATTCCCCATTCCCAATCAGTGAGAGCAATCGAAACCTAGGCGCCAAATTCGATATGTTGAAATGTCTTTATTGTCTGAAATTGCAAGTCCCCGTAGCCTCTGCAAAACTTAATTGGTTCATTCTATATCTTATAGATACAGCAGCAATATGcctgtttttttaaattttaccttAAGAAGTCATTTGTCGTTGAAAACAAACCATATCGATCTATTCTTTTTGGGGTTGTGAATAATTTGGAATTGTAATGGGTTAACCTTGTCAATTGCACATTCATTGTGTGCTCCTTGTGCAGTTCATGATCCTGGAAATGTGGAGTTGAAGGGTGATGAACACTTTGAACATGGAAGTACAGTTCAAGGTTCACAATCCACAGTGATTGGTTCCCTTGAAAGTCAGGTAACGATTCAATAAACTTTTACCTTTTCCCTGTTTTTTCTCTTACTTTGCAGTAGCTTCATTTCATATTCATCATCTTTGTAAAGATATCTAAAAATGTTTTACCATAGCTCATGTCTTTTCCTGGATCTTATACGTGTCTCTCTTTGCAATAACGTGAAGTTTGTTCCCTTTTAATTTTTCCTCATTTCCTTTTTATCTGCTGTATTTGAAATCCTTCGTATGTTTACGCAGATGCTACTCTCATTTGTTTTTTAATTCCTTGAAGATAAATCATCAATGAATGATGTCCTTTGAGATGATAGGGATGTGCCTATAATCGTCATATTTCATGAGAACCTCAGGAACTTTCGGTAGCAGGCACAGCCGTGTCCCATCAGTATCATCATCATCTGTATCTTCTTCACTGCCATGGATATCTCCCCTTAAATTAGCAAAACCTCTAGAACCTAAACTAGACCCTCCTCCTGAAACCAGTGGCACTCCCCCCGAATCTCGGAAGAAACACAAATATATATCTCATGAATCTGCCATCAACTTGATCAAACGAGAAAAAGACCCACAACATGCCTTGAAAATATTTAATATGGTATCAGAACAAAAGGGATTTAATCACAACAGTGCTACATATGGAATAATACTCGAAAAGCTTGCTCAGTCAAAGAAGTTCCAGGCTGTTGACCGGGTTCTGCATCAAATGACCTATGAAACTTGCAAGTTTCATGAGGGTATATTCATTAACCTCATGAAGCATCTTTCAAAATCCTCCTTACATGAAAAAGTGCTTCAGATATTTTTCTCCATTCAGCCAATCGTTCGGGAAAAGCCCTCACCCAAAGCCATTAGCACTTGCCTCAATCTCCTGGTTgattcgaatcaggttgatttGGCACGGCAATTGCTCTTGCATGCCAAGAGGAGTCTTACACATAGGCCGAATGTCTGCATATTTAACATCTTAGTGAAGTACCACTGCAAAAATGGGGATCTTGACTCTGCATTTGAAGTTGTAGAAGAAATGAAGAACTCCAAGTCATCCTATCCCAATTTAATTACATACTCAACTCTAATGGATGGCCTATGCCAAAATGAAAGGCTTAAAGAAGCTTTTGAGC
This region of Arachis hypogaea cultivar Tifrunner chromosome 8, arahy.Tifrunner.gnm2.J5K5, whole genome shotgun sequence genomic DNA includes:
- the LOC112706229 gene encoding uncharacterized protein; this translates as MRTSGTFGSRHSRVPSVSSSSVSSSLPWISPLKLAKPLEPKLDPPPETSGTPPESRKKHKYISHESAINLIKREKDPQHALKIFNMVSEQKGFNHNSATYGIILEKLAQSKKFQAVDRVLHQMTYETCKFHEGIFINLMKHLSKSSLHEKVLQIFFSIQPIVREKPSPKAISTCLNLLVDSNQVDLARQLLLHAKRSLTHRPNVCIFNILVKYHCKNGDLDSAFEVVEEMKNSKSSYPNLITYSTLMDGLCQNERLKEAFELFEEMVSKDQIVPDPLTYNVLINGFCRGGKPDRARNIIEFMKSNGCHPNIYNYSALVNGLCKVGKLQEAKGVLDEMKSSGLKPDAVSYTALINFCCRNKRIDEALELLEEMKENSCRADTVTFNVILGGLCREERYKEALDMLERLPLEGIYMNKGSYRIVLNCLTQRGELKKAKELLDLMLGRGFVPHYATSNELLVQLCKAGMVNDAAMALFALVEMGFQPGSDSWGHLIDQICKDRKLLYVFELLDELVISNS